TTCTTGCAAAGAGCGTTTGGTTACAGGATCAAGGGCTGAAAAAGGTTCATCTAAAAGTAAGACCTTGGGTTGCATAATTAAAGCTCTGGCCAAAGCCACACGTTGTTTTTGACCGCCGCTGAGTTGAGCAGGTAGTTTGTTCCAAACATCGTTTGGGTCTAAATGTAAATCTTCCAGTATGGATTTGATTTTCTCATCCGTCACCAGATCTAAGTTGTTTTGGATTTTCCCGGGTAAAGCAATGTTTTTCCAAACTGGTAAATGCGGGAATAAACTTTCTTGTTGGATGACATAAGCCACAAATTTTCTTAATTGGGACAGTTGCCAATTTGTTTTGCCATCAACCGTGATGCTTCCGGACTGTATTGGAACCAAAGCATTGATTGTTTTTAACAAAGTTGTTTTACCACAACCACTGGGTCCAATAAGACTCACCAAACGCCCAGCTTGAACAGATAAATTAATGTTATTTAAGATCTGTATATGATTAAAACTTACAGAGATGTCTTGTAGTTCTAGCAAATCAGACAGAAGTTATCACAGATTAGCCAATTATAAAAATAATGAAGCGCTCTATCAACAATGATAGAGCTATGCTATATACAAACAAAAATGATTCCAATGTTAAAAACCCATCGTGCTTATGCACTGGCTTTGTTTATGCTAACGGCTTGCTCTGGCGGAAGACACTTACCAGATCCTTATCCTCTGGGGCAGGAATACTTTTCCTATACGCCCAGTGCAAATTGTGATTGTGATTTAATCATTGATCAAGATGTGAGTAGCGTTGATGCTAGTGATTTAAGTCCCGGAAGTGAACTGTGTTTTAACGCGCAACTTAATCCTAGTAGAGGCCCTATAAGGTTTGAAAACTTAAAGGGTACACGTGAAAACCCTATTATTATTCGTAACTGCATGGGAAGGGTTAATCTTATTTCCAATGATCATAGACCCGCATTGTATGCAGAAGGCGAGTATTTTAGGATTACAGGTAAAGGTCAGAATGAAAGTTTTATAGGCTTAGAGTTTCAGGCCAGTCAGGCGGCGCAAGCCATTGCTATAGGAAAATCCAGTTATCTTGAGATAGATCATATACATATCAGTGCATCACAGTTTGCAGGCATTATGGCTAAAGTCGATCCCAGCACGGATTATTGTAAAACAGGTGATCGTAGGTTTGATTCTTTTATCATGAAACATGTTCACATACATCATAACACAATTGAAAATACCGGCGGTGAAGGAATTTACGTTGGGAATAGTTTTTATGGAGGAACAACATCACAATATTGTTTGAGCAATCCGCATTGTGGCAGTTGGATTTGTGGTAATATTCAATTTCCGCATGAGGTGATGGATGTTTATATTTGGAATAACACCATTAACGAGACTGCTTGGGATGGTGTGCAGGTGGGTAGTACTATTCATAATTGTTTTATTCATAACAACAGTATCAGCCATTGGGGGCAAGCCAATGCAAGTGGACAGAATTATGGTGTTCAAGCGGGGCAAGGGTCAAGCTGTCAGGTCAGTTATAATACTTTAATCAATGGTAAAACAGGACTTCATATATCCGGTTTGGGTAATACAGTGGTTGAAAACAATCAACTGTTAAACTTTAGTGGCAATGGTATTTTGGTGAATCCTTATCCATCACCATTATCTAGAGATATTGCAGATCAAGGTTTCTTGGGTGGTTTTACTTTAAGAAATAATGTTTTGACTTCAGATACAACCTCTTTACCTGTTATTAGAGATGTAAGACGTGAAAATTTATCCCCACCCAATAACAACTCAATTCATCACAACACCATTGATTCATCAGCGGAGAGTTTTCAATTATCATCTGAATACAATTGGGAACTTTATGATAATGTTATTCACTAGGAGCTTACTTTTTTGTTTAATGGCGAAACGTTTGTATGTCATCAAAGTATGAAAAAGCATAGTTTAAAGCAACTAACCTATTTAAATGGCACTGAGTTTCTGTGGGTAAGTTATCAAAAAAACTTTGCCACTGGATCTTAATATCTATGGGACCTTCAAGATGAAGGTCAATTAAATCTTGGATTCTATTATGCCCACCGTTATAGCCTAAGACAGTCATTGGCCAAAAGGAGTAATTTTCATACATATCCTTTAAATATCTACATGCAGCATCTGTTGAAGCATGGATATCTGTTCTTAAGTCAAAATGTTTGAATATCAAGCCATATTCTTTAGCAGTATCTTCAGTAAACTGCCACA
This window of the Oligoflexia bacterium genome carries:
- a CDS encoding ATP-binding cassette domain-containing protein, which codes for MLELQDISVSFNHIQILNNINLSVQAGRLVSLIGPSGCGKTTLLKTINALVPIQSGSITVDGKTNWQLSQLRKFVAYVIQQESLFPHLPVWKNIALPGKIQNNLDLVTDEKIKSILEDLHLDPNDVWNKLPAQLSGGQKQRVALARALIMQPKVLLLDEPFSALDPVTKRSLQETLKDLHKKHSTTIVMVTHDIHEAFMLSEYIFFLSEGSIIQQGSPRSFIEETDNPLVQSFIESQRYEY
- a CDS encoding right-handed parallel beta-helix repeat-containing protein codes for the protein MIELCYIQTKMIPMLKTHRAYALALFMLTACSGGRHLPDPYPLGQEYFSYTPSANCDCDLIIDQDVSSVDASDLSPGSELCFNAQLNPSRGPIRFENLKGTRENPIIIRNCMGRVNLISNDHRPALYAEGEYFRITGKGQNESFIGLEFQASQAAQAIAIGKSSYLEIDHIHISASQFAGIMAKVDPSTDYCKTGDRRFDSFIMKHVHIHHNTIENTGGEGIYVGNSFYGGTTSQYCLSNPHCGSWICGNIQFPHEVMDVYIWNNTINETAWDGVQVGSTIHNCFIHNNSISHWGQANASGQNYGVQAGQGSSCQVSYNTLINGKTGLHISGLGNTVVENNQLLNFSGNGILVNPYPSPLSRDIADQGFLGGFTLRNNVLTSDTTSLPVIRDVRRENLSPPNNNSIHHNTIDSSAESFQLSSEYNWELYDNVIH